One genomic region from Cucumis melo cultivar AY chromosome 9, USDA_Cmelo_AY_1.0, whole genome shotgun sequence encodes:
- the LOC127150840 gene encoding uncharacterized protein LOC127150840: MVVYGVGGYVTPTTYFHSVKKTSKDEANILVENEELRRRVSELEAQIRSNLSTPLFAHGSCSRPIVLEGIEEKGKRIEVESLDKPKHKEKKGKEVMKMNEPELDVLKERDLIKMPTEVVCESTSTLPLALKSILRYAEKVMEKDSSITFSLPADLFGVSRKTSVLREDIVDLCNMNEVKTFTLVAYMMYLYSSVSGSKENMQYVFVDPSLISSGNTQESRIRNLCSRLMVSKPDQVVLAPFNPGGHWALLAINAYEDTVFYLDSLRTTSKATTRYVTDTAIAIFHSQKNINKSRKQTLWRTVKCPLQVGSTTCGYYVMKYMREIVNRGSIVISDSIDTRKSYSQAELDEVRVELVEFLGSYM; the protein is encoded by the exons ATGGTCGTGTATGGGGTTGGTGGATACGTTACTCCAACAACGTACTTTCATTCagttaagaaaacatcaaaagatgagGCGAACATTCTAGTTGAGAATGAAGAGCTCCGTAGGCGAGTTAGTGAATTAGAGGCACAAATTCGCTCAAACTTATCTACACCGTTGTTTGCACACGGGAGTTGTTCAAGGCCAATAGTGTTAGAGGGGATTGAAGAGAAGGGTAAGAGAATAGAAGTGGAATCGTTGGACAAACCAAAACAtaaggaaaagaaagggaaggaggtgatgaagatgaatgaaccagagttggacgtcttgaag GAGAGGGACTTAATAAAAATGCCTACAGAAGTTGTATGTGAATCGACATCAACTTTGCCATTAGCGTTGAAGTCGATTCTCAGATATGCTGAGAAGGTAATGGAGAAAGATTCCAGCATCACTTTTTCACTACCTGCTGACCTTTTTGGCGTTAGTCGAAAGACTTCTGTGCTTCGAGAGGATATCGTTGATCTTTGTAACATGAACGAAGTGAAAACGTTTACATTGGTGGcctatatgat gtacttgtattcgTCTGTTAGTGGTTCGAAAGAAAATATGCAGTATGTCTTTGTAGATCCGTCCCTAATCTCTTCTGGAAACACACAAGAATCTCGAATTCGAAACTTGTGTAGTAGATTGATGGTGTCCAAACCCGACCAAGTAGTTCTTGCTCCTTTTAATCCCGG gggtcattgggcactgcttgctataaatgcgtatgaggatacagtgttttaccttgactcgctaaggacgacatcaaaagcaactacaagatatgtaaccgacac agcaatagcaatatttcactcgcaaaagaacattaataaaagcaggaaacaaactttatggcgaacagtaaag tgtccactacaagtcgggagcactacgtgtggatactatgtcatgaagtatatgagagaaattgtaaataggggaagcattgtcatctcggattcg attgatacacgaaaatcatactcacaagccgagttagatgaggtgcgggttgagttggtagagtttttgggttcgtacatgtGA